A genome region from Glycine max cultivar Williams 82 chromosome 5, Glycine_max_v4.0, whole genome shotgun sequence includes the following:
- the LOC100808638 gene encoding uncharacterized protein has product MKKKEKNKNKERKMEKQQQPSKETKPQNESGKESSTEGLPMEDSPYVKYKDLEDYKRQGYGAQGHQEPKPGRGAGATEAPTLSGAAVSSDAQATATDVINSKGVL; this is encoded by the coding sequence atgaaaaaaaaagaaaaaaacaaaaacaaagagagaAAGATGGAGAAGCAACAACAACCATCTAAGGAAACAAAGCCACAAAATGAATCAGGTAAAGAAAGCAGCACTGAAGGGCTTCCAATGGAGGATAGTCCCTATGTGAAATACAAGGACTTGGAGGATTATAAGCGTCAGGGTTATGGTGCACAAGGTCACCAAGAACCAAAGCCAGGTCGTGGAGCTGGAGCCACTGAAGCACCCACTCTCTCTGGTGCTGCAGTTTCATCTGATGCACAAGCCACTGCCACTGATGTCATTAATAGCAAAGGAGTCCTTTAA